Part of the Vitis vinifera cultivar Pinot Noir 40024 chromosome 13, ASM3070453v1 genome is shown below.
tgaagagttacatggaccttttgttaatttgggggtccatctacccctaaaacataattctcccatcTATTAATAccaaatttatggacaaaaattaatttagaatgactttattgtttcttttttatatatataatccttattttatgaattttttttttcactaggcaaatgaactccaaattaagtaataattaatgtgttggattcattaacgacgctagtaattttttaagaaaacttaAAACTCAAGTAATGATCCAATCAATAttagaaattaataaataaaatttggtttaaaatgattttattatttctcttctacatagaatcattattctttattttttttaaccaagtAAGCTCgctccaaattaaacaagacttatgcgttaaattcattaataagtttgataatttttaaaaatgatttattttgcacataatattttcatatattttctcactgtaaaaatgaacttcaaatcaagtgatattttgtattaaatttattaatgggttgaacaatttttaaaaataatttggaactcaaaaaaattatctaattaattaaaaattaaatcaaaatattttagaatattatgtACACTAAATATGTACATGAAATGAAAAACTTGActcatttacatgttaaaaaaagttaaactttactcatcatttattttaaataaaatattattaaaattattattgttcatttttaactaaatttatgaaaatgttaatatccttatgttTCTAACCTAttctaaaatagtattttttataaaaatataatttatgattctattgtaatattattattcatgttttactaaatattatttattttttattttatttgtaatcaCAAAactatttccatttttaataaaattttgaattaaattaaatttatattatataaattgaatttacaatatttttataaaactaaaaaaatattatttttaaaaacaactaatccaaataagtttttgttttttatttttgaaaactagttttaaaaacaacttaccaaacacctttatttttataaaacaacataccaaacacctttatttttataaaacatagtACCAAacacctttatttttataaaacactagaaaaattgtttttaatttttttaaagttaaaaacaattttggaaaaaaaagttCCAAAAAACATGGCTAAACGAGCCTAaggatttttttcatgtaatttatatatatttctaataaatacaacataattaattattcaaataatatttagtgaataatcattccaaaaaatatctctctaatcaaaatatttagagTCTGAtggtgattttaagaaatgtttttaacttaaaaaaatatttttgaaaaaaaaattaatatttaataaaattttagaaacattcttaaaaatatcaaaaatcacttatagtattaaaaaatcatttattatatCTTCTCGGAGACGCATGTTATTTTCCTAAAACACTTCTACTAAAATTACTTCACTCTAGTTGAATGTAGAATGATTTCTCtctacatttttaaaaattaaaaaaattctcttcgACTTAGGAACTCTCTCCGATGGATTGATGAGGTTTCTTCCAACAATTTCCTTGTCATCTCTCGATTAGGAACTCTCTAGTGGAAGTCGTTACCGAGAATATCACAAGTTATATAAACAGGAGGTTTTATCTGGTTGTAGAATATCAGTTCTTCATCAGGCTAAATAACATGAATTGGaactaaaagaacaaaaaacaaagaaacctGGAATCTATGGGTCCACTGTAGTAACCTGTTGCCACTCACCATCAACTGCTTCTTTCCATAATGTCACATTATTGTTTCCATCAGCCACAGCCAATAGGTTTCCAGTCAGCGACCATGAGACCCTCCAAACTGGGGTcttgaaatccttcaaaacTTTACCCTCCCATTGATCACCTTCCTTGGCCACAGTCCATATTACAACTGTTCCATCCTGTGAAGCACTTGCAATTGTGGACTTTGGAAGCCCCAAGTTGGGTGCCCAAGCCACATCCCTTACCCAATCTGTATGCATCTGAAGAGCAGGGAAACAGTCCATCTTCCAATTCCCGTTGTATAGCTTCCACACCTTCACAGTATTATCACAGCCACCAGAAACCAGCTTCTGAACAAGATCCAGCAGACCAGATCCAACCAGAGCACCAGGAGCCATTGATGGGGCCCATGAAACTGAGGTTACTCCAACAGGGTGAGCTTGATCTATCTTTGTGGTGTCCCAAGTGCCATCAGACCTAGCAGTGAAGACAGAGATATTCCCATCAGAGGACCCACAAGCCAAGCAGAGGCCAAGTTCATGAGGTGCCCAAGCAATGGAGTTGACAGATGATTTATGATCACTGAAAACATGAGCTTGTGTCCACTCATTTTGATTTCCTTCCTTCCAGATTATCACTCGGCCATCACAGGAACAAGAAGCAAGGATTGATCCAAACTTGGGGTGTGCCCAAGCAACCTGCCAAACAGGGCCTTGATGGCCAGTCAAAGTAGCAAGGTGTTGTGAAGCATTATTGCTAACACCAATTATCTTAATGGTGCTATCAGATGAAGCTGTGGCCACTCTCTTTCCATAGTAATCCATGGCAACATCATGGACTGTGTCCTGGTGACCTGTTTTGATCTTCTGTGAAGGCATCTTTCCTGATATCCCTTTTGGTTATCACTATAATACTCCTTCTCAACTTCCTTCAGCTCAGCTTCTTGGGTTCCTTCTCTTGAACTCCTAAGTTTTGTAGGTTCAGAACAAAAAATACCATTACCAATTGATTGGAAACAGGTTGATTTAACTTCCAAACTATTTAAAAACCAACAACTAACTTAGTAAAAGCAAAACTCAAAAGAACAATTTAGGTGGGATTTGGATAtgcttcctattttttatttttaaaaatggaaacttCCATACAAGATATAAGAACTCtcatacaaaaaacaaaactttatcTTGTATTCttgaaaattcttttaaaaattttaaaaatttaaggaagTGACTTTActtccttaaatttaaaattttttgagtgTTTTCAACTACAGAAGGTCTCTACCTAGTTTTTGTATAAGAATTCCTACATTTTATATGAgaattcacattttttttataaaataaacaactaAATAAATGCATCCAAACATGCacttagttttttctttttactcttttttttttacaattaaataaaatatgcagATACTACACAGATATAAACAAAGTATACACTAAATAAATTGTAAACGAGCCATTACAAAAAATTTCTATCTACCACCACCACATtctataagagaaaaaaaatttgttaagaCATCCGCATGTGCTTGAAAATCCTAGATTCTTAACACTGGCCTGAATGCTAAGTATTGACTCTTGTGCACCAATAAATTAGTTGCACCAACAAACTAATCTGGCAAATGATTATGGTTATTCGTTAATAACAACAGCATACACCATTAAACTTGACTCAATACCCATTTGACCAATACTTCAAAGCATAAATTTGGTTggacttataaaaaaaagtataaatttggTTGGAAAGAAATTGATTTCTTCAGAAAAAACTGTAAAAATTAAGCGTTCAGACGATTgcccaaaatcatccaaaagaGACAAATCACAAAAAGGGCATAACATTATCAAAATTAGGAGAATCTAGAATAGAGCTGTGTTTGTTTTTGCAGAACTGAATTTGATTTGGAATAGTAGTATAATTTGTAAATACTACTCTCACTGGGGATTTTATTTGTGGATTCATTGTATATAAATGGAATAATGTGGGCATAATGGGTTGTATTGTATTGTAAGTTTTAAACAACTATTAGTATCCTACTAAAGAATTCACATAACATTAGCCATAGAAAGATGCTATACCTATCCTACTTCCTATAAAACCTCCAAGCAAAACCCTTTCTGAATGATCCCCACGAAgtctctgataaaaaaaaaaaaaaaaaatgatcccCACGAAGTCCAAAATTGTTACATAATTCCgggtttttcaataatatttcctaaattatACTTGGGGCAGAAACTTCAGCATAACCATTCCCAGCCTCATAAGCATACATACAACTTCCTTTTGCTTCTAAAAACTACATTATCGTTCatcttttggaatatttttctagggtttcatttaaaaattaactgGAAGATTTCTTCCTTTCAACAGAGAGAAAAGTAATTTCAGACTGCTAACCAAAGATGTCGTTCGTTTCAATTTCAGAAATATAAAAATGCATAAAGAATCAAACaaagcaaacaaacaaacaaataaagcTTCAATAAAGGGAAATTAACAAAAACTGCTCGCAGAGAACATACCAGTGACCCTAGTCCACGTGCCTGGTTGTAAAGAATAGTAGAGGTTTATGCTCGCTTCTTCTTTGTTGAGGGTGATCGGTCTGGATTTTATACAAGATTAATCCATAGTATAAAAGGAATATgaatattacaaatataaaaagattatcaaattaaatacaagaatatatataggcatgttagaatattttattatactatacatatatatatataaggaaaaaggtaatatatatgaaggaaaaaaatgttttgggTTACCATTTGGAATGTCCAAGAAACTACCAATACGAGAACCACTTTGTTTTTCATAGCACAAGAGCCTTGCTATTTATTTTcacgaagaaaaaaaaatcaagagaacAAGAAATTATTAAAGATAGGACTTTTATttcagaaagaaaaatttttttttatataatttttttctaaaaggttTTTTTAGTGACAATTTTTGGATAGTTTTAAACTCTCAGAACtgttctttcattttatttttttttatttattgggtTAGGTCGAGTTAGTCCATTTGGGCATCCTAACCTAACTCCGAAATCTCCCACTTGCACAAAATGTGTTGAAATATTCTGATTAAGAAATAGGACCAATAAatggttttgtttttcatatttacatATGATAGATCCCATAAAAAtaccaacaaaataataatcatataattttggcccccccaaaaaaaattataatcccATAAATcacccttatttttattttattatttcagaTTTTGGCCCCAAGTAAGACTCATAATTCTCAAAAGGgcttaatttcaatttcttttatttgatttttgtatttaatttctaGGATTTTAGTTACATAATGCAATAAATCTACCACTCTctaataaaatcaaaagattgttttaatttattataaattataatttaattatttatttaaataatatgtagttaataataattctaaaaaaatcatTCCTTAAACCTAAATATTtattgggagaattgtgtttttggctcaaaaattaacatttggtccatataacttcCATAATTGATAGGGatataagatgttaaaagaccaatatatccgtcaaatttccatatattaccttttaaggatataaaatagtgatggactaaaatacccaatgacctttcacataagctttttttgtctttattgcacaactattcatgcaaccataataattcaattttaacaatttggacttttcattgtttttaattttttatttataaataattgaaaatcaacattattttctattttaaattataaataaagaaaaattatattaaaaaaccattttaaaaaatacttctaaaaaaacggtaatatgatttatattttttatattttctttttgaaataatatttaattaaaaaaagaaaactatttttaaaaataaaaattgaaaaccttttttagtagtgttttttatataaaaataattaaatttcattcattgattatccatttttattttttttccattagttattttaataataaaataaaaaaaaatatagtaggtttacaattaaacaaagaaattgatcaattatgtgttttttgtgggactatcttttacatgaaaaataattaaataactaaattatatatgtttattactttttttaattttattttctttatttattttttgtctaatagaaaattttaatatatccataattaacaaagtaataaatcaattgtgcacattttaatctattaaaataaattactttctaatttaaataaataaaataaaataagtaaataaatttggggttatttctattttttaacatatcttatatcaatattttttatggttaaataaattttttattttttatttctttaattccaaaaataaaataaaataaataaataaatttggtattttctaactgatcttctatttatatttcttatggttaaataaattttttattcttttttccttatttccaaaaacaaaaggaaataaataaataaacttgacttaaataatagtttttaagtaatttctttatcttttttttaattacattttgcattgaaaataaaataaaataacattttatttgagtcactgtacaaggtatttatACTAAGTGTACATAACAaatatactaattgtacaagggtgtacaagactattatttatgaagaattttaagtgattctgaaaaatttgtttgtttatttctccTAACCAAGgataaatgacattccttatacacattggttaagcatacattcatcttatttactttatctaacttgtatatggtcatttgaataggtaccctcacttatgatgattgtaaaacaaaattatgcaacaatttttcttcttttttaaaaccatactAATGCAAACACGGTTAACCAATCTATTGTCAGATATTCATGagatgatgtatgaaatttgagttattgtacaaggatattacactaactatacaagacaaatttactaatggTATA
Proteins encoded:
- the LOC100261919 gene encoding protein transport protein SEC13 homolog B, translating into MPSQKIKTGHQDTVHDVAMDYYGKRVATASSDSTIKIIGVSNNASQHLATLTGHQGPVWQVAWAHPKFGSILASCSCDGRVIIWKEGNQNEWTQAHVFSDHKSSVNSIAWAPHELGLCLACGSSDGNISVFTARSDGTWDTTKIDQAHPVGVTSVSWAPSMAPGALVGSGLLDLVQKLVSGGCDNTVKVWKLYNGNWKMDCFPALQMHTDWVRDVAWAPNLGLPKSTIASASQDGTVVIWTVAKEGDQWEGKVLKDFKTPVWRVSWSLTGNLLAVADGNNNVTLWKEAVDGEWQQVTTVDP